From the Huiozyma naganishii CBS 8797 chromosome 2, complete genome genome, one window contains:
- the INA1 gene encoding Ina1p (similar to Saccharomyces cerevisiae YKL187C and YLR413W; ancestral locus Anc_4.285) has product MFHNKRVLLSCCILFTFAAFIFVCIATAGSSSNYKPITNVFIGDAGIKHINVTKVIPPLEPVVDVLSRALLAPGADQQAIFGALKNISKTSVLAPFLTILVNSQNTTTTLNAITNLAPLAFTSGVGSTKEELAGINSLLASSKDANSTVDNLQDLLDQVLNNNSSSMASLQKTTFVLLKDSKDPVATTESLVKLSSLSLADMAPLMPAFQILQGTKNITGSFVSLETLMNATIPTSLAQTMFSTIETQLAAGSNVDDIFDRLSAMVPQSLTGSMDAVRTLLVSANSANATLGYLSSILAANLTSSPSAKNVLATISNLYDDSNNQTLLLTSVTGLVSAVGNKDVVNELTSLDKLIEASNTQSDTVNTLSDLQDILATDTSNNKYIPYLFDMLQTSKDPAATFSSLLNVTQFAAENMAMFTPVLGLLGSAIQSPEVTDEQIYDVIPQILDFLNIPAKFRLSIFTLCHVSDTGKVLDCSKSHAVQNLDFRNIIYDALMKSDFNPYLTALDISADDLELKGKLLNKEHMYVPAVKAVLAMNLLFIISTFAITMFFIYMFVKVGSFSLTHRGWFILMALSLFCPLFSGLGATIVAAMITMIKSGTKHDRYNVVYTRGVTYSGLTWSAFTLTFITSMIVGLMWLNHWKAEHNPFAHQEPNAESTEGSGDSDTSSKISKNNVTNVAEKV; this is encoded by the coding sequence ATGTTCCATAACAAAAGAGTGCTGCTGTCTTGCTGCATACTGTTTACTTTTGCCGCGTTCATATTCGTGTGTATCGCAACTGCAGGTTCAAGCTCCAATTACAAACCCATCACAAATGTGTTCATCGGTGATGCAGGTATCAAGCACATCAACGTCACAAAAGTTATCCCACCGTTGGAACCAGTAGTGGACGTGCTCAGCAGAGCACTTTTGGCCCCCGGTGCTGACCAACAAGCCATCTTCGGCgctttgaaaaatatctCAAAGACAAGTGTCCTAGCACCATTCCTAACCATCCTAGTCAACTCGCAAAACACGACCACTACGTTGAACGCCATCACTAACTTGGCCCCTCTGGCGTTCACTTCAGGTGTCGGATCCacaaaggaggaactgGCAGGGATCAACTCGCTGTTGGCATCGTCGAAGGACGCTAACTCCACAGTGGACAACTTGCAAGACTTGCTGGACCAAGTGCTAAACAACAACTCCTCCTCCATGGCCTCTTTGCAAAAGACAACTTTCgtcttgttgaaggactctAAGGACCCAGTCGCTACAACGGAGTCCCTAGTTAAACTGAGCAGTCTCTCTCTAGCGGATATGGCGCCTCTAATGCCAGCTTTCCAAATCCTACAGGGCACCAAAAACATCACGGGATCGTTCGTCTCGCTAGAGACCCTCATGAACGCTACGATTCCAACCTCTTTGGCTCAAACTATGTTTTCCACTATAGAGACCCAGTTGGCAGCAGGTTCCAATGTCGACGACATCTTCGACAGACTTTCAGCAATGGTACCACAATCGCTAACAGGGTCAATGGACGCTGTGAGGACGTTGCTTGTCTCTGCCAATTCAGCAAACGCGACTCTTGGTTACTTGAGCTCGATCTTGGCTGCTAACTTGACCTCTTCCCCCTCAGCTAAGAACGTCCTTGCCACGATCTCCAATCTGTACGACGACTCGAACAATCAaactttgttgttgacCTCGGTCACTGGGTTGGTTTCCGCTGTCGGTAACAAGGACGTCGTCAATGAATTGACATCCTTGGATAAACTGATCGAAGCCAGTAACACGCAATCGGACACCGTTAACACTTTGAGTGACTTGCAAGACATTTTGGCCACAGACACCTCAAACAACAAATACATCCCATACTTGTTCGACATGTTGCAAACGTCCAAGGACCCAGCGGCCACTTTCAGCTCCCTGTTGAACGTGACCCAGTTCGCTGCAGAAAATATGGCCATGTTCACTCCAGTGCTAGGTCTCTTGGGGAGCGCCATCCAGTCGCCAGAGGTCACCGACGAGCAAATCTACGACGTGATCCCACAGATCTTGGATTTCTTAAATATCCCAGCCAAATTCAGATTGTCCATCTTCACCTTGTGTCACGTCTCTGACACAGGTAAAGTCCTCGACTGTTCCAAATCCCACGCGGTCCAAAACTTGGATTTCAGAAACATCATCTACGATGCCCTAATGAAATCCGATTTCAACCCATACTTGACCGCCTTGGACATCAGTGCGGACGACTTGGAATTGAAGGGTAAGCTGTTGAACAAGGAACACATGTACGTGCCAGCTGTCAAGGCTGTCCTGGCCATGAATCTGCTATTCATTATTTCCACTTTTGCCATCACCATGTTCTTCATCTACATGTTTGTCAAAGTCGGTTCCTTCTCGCTAACCCACAGAGGTTGGTTCATCCTAATGGCTTTGTCTCTGTTCTGTCCCCTATTCTCCGGTCTAGGTGCCACCATCGTCGCAGCTATGATCACCATGATCAAGTCCGGTACCAAGCACGATAGATACAACGTCGTCTACACGAGAGGTGTCACTTACTCCGGGTTGACATGGAGTGCCTTCACTCTAACCTTCATCACGTCCATGATTGTCGGTTTGATGTGGCTAAACCACTGGAAGGCGGAACATAACCCATTCGCGCACCAAGAACCAAACGCCGAGAGCACGGAGGGCTCCGGTGACAGCGACACCAG